One window of Salegentibacter sp. Hel_I_6 genomic DNA carries:
- the efp gene encoding elongation factor P: MASTSDIRNGLCIRYNHDIYKITEFLHVKPGKGPAFVRTKLKSVTTGKVIENTFSAGHKIEDVRVETHKFQYLYNDGEFYHFMNVEDYTQIRLVESVLDQPKLLKEGEVVTVIINTEDNAPLSVEMPASVVLEITHTEPGVKGNTATNATKPATVETGAEVNVPLFINEGDKVRIETEKGTYKERIKE, translated from the coding sequence ATGGCAAGTACAAGTGATATTAGAAACGGGTTATGTATTCGTTACAACCACGATATTTATAAAATAACAGAATTTTTACACGTAAAACCTGGTAAAGGTCCTGCTTTTGTAAGAACTAAACTTAAAAGTGTAACTACGGGGAAAGTAATTGAGAATACTTTTTCTGCCGGTCATAAGATTGAAGATGTACGTGTAGAAACGCATAAATTCCAGTATCTATATAATGATGGTGAATTCTATCATTTTATGAATGTTGAAGATTATACACAAATTCGTTTGGTTGAAAGTGTATTAGATCAGCCGAAACTATTAAAAGAAGGCGAAGTTGTAACTGTAATTATCAATACTGAAGATAATGCGCCACTTTCTGTAGAAATGCCTGCAAGTGTTGTTTTAGAAATAACACATACCGAACCCGGAGTAAAAGGAAATACGGCTACAAACGCTACAAAACCCGCAACTGTAGAAACAGGTGCCGAAGTTAATGTTCCTCTTTTTATAAACGAAGGAGACAAAGTTAGAATTGAAACTGAAAAAGGGACTTACAAGGAAAGAATTAAAGAATAG
- a CDS encoding UDP-3-O-(3-hydroxymyristoyl)glucosamine N-acyltransferase: MKFPQEHTLQQIATIIDCQYIGDANFPILGMNEIHVVTPGDIVFVDHPKYYDKALNSAATVILINKRVDCPEGKALLISEDPFSDFNKLTQYFKPFKKAEKSISDSAQIGEGTIIQPNTFIGHNVKIGSNCLIHANVSIYDNAVIGNNVIIHSGTVLGGDAFYYKNRTEGFDKLRSGGRVVIEDNVEIGANCTIDKGVTGDTTIKEGTKLDNLIQVGHDTIIGKKCLIASQVGIAGAVIIEDEVTVWGQVGMRSGITVEKGGVLMGKAGITKSTKANKIYTGNPAMEARAKLKELALLRQLPKLLEKLK, from the coding sequence ATGAAATTTCCACAGGAACATACACTTCAGCAAATCGCTACAATTATTGATTGCCAATATATTGGCGATGCCAATTTCCCGATTTTGGGAATGAATGAAATTCACGTGGTGACACCAGGCGATATTGTTTTTGTAGATCATCCAAAATACTATGATAAAGCCTTAAACTCTGCTGCAACTGTAATTCTAATTAACAAAAGAGTTGATTGCCCGGAAGGAAAAGCTTTGCTTATATCTGAAGATCCTTTTTCAGATTTTAATAAACTTACTCAATATTTTAAGCCTTTTAAAAAAGCTGAAAAATCTATTTCAGATTCGGCCCAAATAGGGGAGGGCACAATTATTCAGCCTAATACTTTTATTGGACATAATGTGAAGATTGGAAGTAATTGCCTTATTCATGCTAATGTTAGTATTTATGATAATGCGGTGATTGGAAATAACGTGATTATTCATTCGGGAACTGTTTTAGGTGGTGATGCTTTCTATTATAAGAATCGTACAGAAGGCTTTGATAAACTGCGATCTGGTGGTCGCGTGGTTATTGAAGATAATGTTGAGATTGGCGCAAATTGCACCATAGATAAAGGGGTTACCGGAGATACTACTATAAAAGAAGGCACTAAACTGGATAATTTAATTCAGGTGGGTCATGATACGATAATTGGAAAAAAATGTTTAATCGCAAGTCAGGTAGGAATCGCAGGAGCTGTGATTATTGAAGATGAAGTAACCGTTTGGGGGCAGGTTGGAATGCGTAGTGGAATAACCGTAGAAAAGGGCGGTGTCCTTATGGGAAAAGCCGGAATTACAAAATCGACCAAAGCCAATAAAATTTATACCGGAAATCCAGCTATGGAAGCCAGAGCTAAATTAAAAGAATTGGCACTCTTAAGGCAATTACCTAAATTGCTGGAAAAATTAAAATAA
- a CDS encoding nuclear transport factor 2 family protein, producing MGVKSKEIVENFYTSLFNGDKGVLDNYLHPNVNLTWYGTTGLKKLDFEEILVIRNDMAKNFESLKAEVEKVVEEANQIAIQFTYYVKTIENPDEEMPLAHFMAIWELKDNKLFKGVQISQLGEEIDESPWS from the coding sequence ATGGGCGTAAAAAGTAAAGAGATTGTTGAGAATTTTTATACTTCCTTATTTAATGGTGATAAAGGAGTTTTAGACAATTATTTGCATCCCAATGTTAATCTTACCTGGTATGGCACCACCGGACTCAAGAAACTGGATTTTGAAGAGATTCTGGTTATTAGAAACGATATGGCTAAAAATTTTGAGTCTTTAAAAGCTGAAGTTGAAAAAGTTGTAGAAGAAGCTAACCAAATCGCTATTCAGTTTACTTATTACGTAAAAACTATAGAGAATCCAGATGAAGAAATGCCTCTTGCGCATTTTATGGCTATTTGGGAACTTAAAGACAATAAGCTTTTTAAAGGTGTTCAAATCTCACAACTTGGTGAGGAGATAGATGAAAGTCCCTGGTCTTAA
- the sucD gene encoding succinate--CoA ligase subunit alpha: protein MSVLVNKNSKIIVQGFTGSEGTFHAEQMIEYGTNVVGGVTPGKGGQKHLNKPVFNTVSDAVEKTGADVSIIFVPPAFAADAIMEAADAGIKVIITITEGIPVADMVKAYDYIQDRDCRLVGPNCPGVITPGEAKVGIMPGFVFKKGKVGIVSKSGTLTYEAADQVVKQGLGITTAIGIGGDPIIGTTTKEAVELLMNDDETECIVMIGEIGGQLEADAAKWIKENGNRKPVVGFIAGETAPAGRTMGHAGAIVGGSEDTAQAKKAILKENGIHVVDSPAEIGKKVAEVMKG from the coding sequence ATGAGCGTTTTAGTCAATAAAAATTCAAAAATAATAGTTCAGGGATTTACCGGTAGCGAAGGTACTTTTCACGCTGAACAAATGATAGAATACGGAACCAACGTTGTTGGAGGTGTAACTCCAGGTAAAGGAGGTCAAAAACACCTTAACAAACCGGTTTTTAATACAGTATCTGATGCTGTTGAAAAAACTGGTGCAGATGTTTCTATAATTTTTGTACCACCAGCCTTTGCTGCTGATGCAATTATGGAAGCTGCAGATGCCGGGATTAAAGTAATTATCACAATTACTGAAGGTATTCCTGTTGCCGATATGGTAAAAGCATACGATTATATTCAGGATAGAGATTGCCGTTTGGTAGGACCTAACTGCCCTGGGGTAATCACTCCTGGAGAAGCAAAAGTTGGTATCATGCCAGGCTTTGTTTTCAAAAAAGGAAAAGTAGGAATTGTATCTAAATCGGGTACTTTAACTTATGAAGCTGCAGACCAGGTTGTAAAGCAAGGTCTTGGAATTACTACCGCTATTGGTATTGGTGGAGATCCAATTATTGGAACTACAACAAAAGAAGCTGTAGAATTACTGATGAATGATGATGAAACCGAATGTATCGTAATGATCGGTGAAATTGGAGGCCAATTAGAAGCAGATGCAGCTAAGTGGATTAAAGAAAATGGAAATAGAAAACCGGTTGTAGGTTTTATCGCGGGAGAAACTGCACCAGCAGGTCGTACAATGGGTCACGCAGGAGCAATTGTTGGCGGTAGCGAAGATACAGCTCAGGCTAAGAAAGCTATTCTTAAAGAAAATGGAATTCACGTTGTAGATTCTCCAGCAGAAATTGGAAAAAAAGTAGCCGAGGTTATGAAAGGCTAA